One window of the Saccopteryx bilineata isolate mSacBil1 chromosome 2, mSacBil1_pri_phased_curated, whole genome shotgun sequence genome contains the following:
- the IFNE gene encoding interferon epsilon produces the protein MMNKHFFEIVLVLLASSTIFSLELKLVLFQQRRVNKESIKLLNKLQMSSIQRCLPHRKNFLLPQKAVNPHQYQKGYALTILHETLQQIFNLLGATIALDGWEESHMEKFLIELHQQLEYLETLMGLQADQKSGTIGSENLRLQVKMYFRRIHDYLENQEYSSCAWTIVLVEINRCLFFVLRLTGELEPCGARDNCRL, from the coding sequence ATGATGAACAAGCACTTCTTTGAAATTGTGTTGGTGCTGCTGGCCTCTTCCACAATCTTCTCCCTAGAACTGAAACTGGTTCTCTTCCAACAAAGAAGAGTGAACAAAGAAAGTATAAAACTCTTGAATAAATTGCAAATGTCATCAATTCAGCGGTGTCTACCACACAGGAAAAATTTCCTGCTTCCCCAGAAGGCTGTGAATCCTCACCAGTACCAGAAAGGATATGCACTGACCATTCTTCATGAAACGCTTCAGCAGATCTTCAACCTCCTCGGGGCAACTATTGCTCTGGATGGTTGGGAGGAAAGCCATATGGAGAAGTTCCTCATTGAACTTCATCAACAGCTAGAATACCTAGAAACGCTCATGGGACTACAAGCAGATCAGAAAAGTGGCACCATAGGTAGTGAGAACCTTAGGTTGCAGGTTAAAATGTACTTCCGAAGGATCCATGATTACCTGGAAAACCAGGAATACAGCAGCTGTGCCTGGACGATTGTCCTAGTGGAAATCAACCGGTGCCTATTCTTTGTTCTTCGACTCACAGGAGAGCTTGAACCATGTGGAGCAAGAGACAACTGCAGGCTTTAA